In Halanaerobiales bacterium, the sequence TAGAAAATAATCCAGAGGATAGTGAGATAATAAATACTATCTTTAGAGCAGCACATTCACTAAAAGGAATGGCAGCAACAATGGGCTTTGACTCTCTAACAGAACTAACCCATAAAGTAGAAAATATACTTGATAGAGTAAGAAATGATGAACTTAAA encodes:
- a CDS encoding Hpt domain-containing protein, producing the protein MSDKNQYLQMFFDESREYIQMLNEGVLALENNPEDSEIINTIFRAAHSLKGMAATMGFDSLTELTHKVENILDRVRNDELK